A window of the Schlesneria paludicola DSM 18645 genome harbors these coding sequences:
- a CDS encoding RNA polymerase sigma factor yields the protein MHNPFTEIVDESNDRELIEQAKNGSRDALERVVLRHQAWIYNIAIRMVFHPQDAEEVTQEVLIKAVTRLSSFQGDSQFRTWLYRITANHVLNMKRRGGESETQTFSSYAAAINGTPDLNLPDPNAIPVDLPLMVEEAKISCTSGMLLCLDRKQRLIFTLGEIFGASDTVGSEIMEMSPDNFRQSLSRARRDLYQFMNNQCGLVNANNPCRCPKKTKGFIDAGHVDPNHLQFVSGHLRRIRDAASDTVRQIDDIVDLQYATLFREHPFLEPKDQIQWLRQTLEQRDFSTTLHLN from the coding sequence ATGCACAATCCCTTTACTGAGATCGTTGACGAGTCGAACGATCGCGAACTGATCGAGCAGGCGAAAAATGGAAGCCGGGACGCCCTTGAAAGAGTGGTTCTCCGTCATCAGGCTTGGATTTACAATATTGCCATTCGGATGGTTTTCCATCCACAGGATGCCGAAGAAGTCACGCAAGAAGTACTGATCAAAGCCGTCACCCGGCTCAGTTCATTTCAAGGTGACAGTCAGTTCCGCACCTGGCTCTACCGGATCACGGCCAACCATGTGCTGAATATGAAACGCCGGGGTGGTGAGTCGGAAACTCAGACGTTCTCTAGCTATGCAGCTGCGATTAATGGTACCCCCGACCTGAATCTTCCTGATCCGAACGCCATTCCGGTCGACCTGCCACTGATGGTCGAAGAAGCGAAAATCTCTTGCACGTCGGGGATGCTGCTTTGCCTTGACCGCAAGCAACGGCTGATCTTCACACTCGGCGAAATTTTCGGGGCAAGTGATACCGTTGGCAGCGAGATTATGGAGATGTCCCCCGACAATTTTCGGCAAAGCCTTTCCCGCGCTCGCCGTGACCTGTACCAGTTCATGAACAATCAGTGCGGTCTGGTGAATGCGAACAACCCCTGTCGTTGCCCGAAGAAGACCAAGGGCTTCATAGACGCGGGCCATGTTGATCCCAATCACCTGCAATTTGTTTCCGGTCATCTTCGGCGAATCCGTGACGCCGCTAGCGATACGGTTCGACAAATCGACGATATCGTCGATTTGCAGTATGCCACACTCTTCCGTGAACACCCGTTCCTGGAACCAAAAGACCAGATTCAGTGGCTGCGGCAGACTCTCGAGCAACGCGATTTCAGCACGACTCTGCACCTTAATTAA
- a CDS encoding SDR family NAD(P)-dependent oxidoreductase, translated as MSNLQGKTALVTGASKGIGAGIAKELASAGASVVVNYATDQEGADSVVREITAAGGRAVAIQGDIAKAADVVHLFHQMRIAVGPLDILVNNAGVYGVMPIHELTEDEFHREMNVNVLGPLLVIKESLNDFGPNGGSIINIGSGASTSYPAGYSIYSATKAGLDAVTGVLAKELAPRKIRVNSVNPGATLSEGTRAAGLYGLGNNIEKQLVSMTPLGRIGTPIDIGKIVVFMASDDSYWLTGEHILASGGLR; from the coding sequence ATGTCGAATCTTCAAGGGAAAACAGCTCTCGTCACGGGAGCATCCAAGGGAATTGGTGCGGGGATTGCCAAGGAGCTGGCGTCAGCCGGAGCATCGGTTGTCGTGAACTACGCGACCGATCAGGAGGGCGCGGATTCCGTCGTTCGCGAGATCACGGCAGCAGGCGGTCGCGCCGTGGCGATTCAAGGAGACATCGCGAAGGCCGCCGATGTCGTGCATCTCTTCCATCAAATGCGAATTGCTGTCGGACCGCTCGACATCCTGGTCAATAACGCCGGGGTCTACGGAGTTATGCCGATTCACGAACTCACGGAAGACGAGTTCCATCGAGAAATGAATGTGAATGTCCTCGGGCCGTTGCTGGTGATTAAGGAATCGCTCAACGACTTCGGTCCCAATGGTGGAAGCATCATCAACATTGGCTCCGGGGCATCAACATCCTATCCGGCTGGTTATTCGATCTACTCTGCTACGAAGGCCGGACTTGATGCCGTGACGGGCGTCTTGGCGAAGGAGCTGGCTCCGCGAAAAATTCGGGTGAACTCTGTCAATCCCGGTGCCACTCTCAGCGAGGGCACACGTGCTGCCGGGTTGTATGGACTCGGCAACAACATTGAGAAACAGCTTGTCAGTATGACGCCCCTGGGGCGAATTGGCACACCCATCGACATCGGCAAGATCGTCGTTTTCATGGCCTCAGACGATTCGTATTGGCTGACCGGCGAACACATCCTCGCGTCCGGTGGATTGCGATAG
- a CDS encoding DUF1330 domain-containing protein, with the protein MSAYIVFMREKTLNQSELEAYWSKVQSTMQGYSLKVLAAYGRHQTLEGPDVEGVVIAEFPTLEEAREWYDSPAYQEAAKHRFHGAVYRGLIVDGV; encoded by the coding sequence ATGTCCGCTTACATCGTGTTCATGCGAGAGAAAACACTCAATCAATCGGAGCTTGAGGCCTACTGGAGCAAGGTGCAATCGACGATGCAGGGCTATTCGCTCAAAGTGCTGGCCGCTTACGGTCGCCATCAGACACTCGAGGGGCCGGATGTGGAAGGGGTCGTCATCGCCGAGTTTCCGACGCTCGAAGAAGCCCGCGAATGGTACGACAGCCCCGCCTATCAGGAAGCCGCGAAGCACCGATTTCATGGAGCAGTCTATCGCGGATTAATCGTCGACGGCGTCTAG
- a CDS encoding TIGR03067 domain-containing protein, with translation MKSLFSLIVLPLFGLCLLGDEPKCDDSQGKAVEQALESFVGTWRIVTAQPTGVTKDAEKLVFRKDGTYAALDKKDHELWAGTYDIDPTAKPKIWDHRSIDAQKSGGDVLGIYELDGNNLNVSCVVGTWKEKQWTGKPRPTAFTLPTADAVLELRRVTTTGKE, from the coding sequence ATGAAATCTCTGTTCTCGCTAATTGTCCTGCCCCTCTTCGGTCTGTGTCTTTTGGGTGATGAACCCAAATGCGACGATTCCCAAGGGAAAGCGGTTGAGCAAGCTTTGGAGTCATTCGTCGGGACGTGGAGGATCGTCACTGCACAGCCGACGGGTGTGACGAAGGACGCGGAGAAGTTGGTCTTTCGCAAGGACGGGACTTATGCCGCGCTGGACAAGAAAGACCACGAACTCTGGGCCGGCACTTACGACATTGATCCGACAGCCAAACCGAAAATTTGGGATCACCGTTCAATTGATGCGCAGAAGAGCGGCGGCGATGTCTTGGGAATTTACGAGCTCGACGGCAACAACCTGAACGTTTCCTGTGTGGTTGGCACCTGGAAGGAAAAGCAATGGACCGGAAAGCCTCGTCCAACTGCGTTCACGCTACCCACTGCCGACGCTGTTTTGGAGCTTCGGCGCGTGACGACCACCGGCAAGGAGTGA
- a CDS encoding DUF1501 domain-containing protein, which yields MSQSRISKFPISTDGSPNPLRRAMLQQIAAGVICLPGLTLPTGAFGSNSLANGRSARVGKAKSIIFVSLFGGPPHQDTFDLKDTAPSEIRGEFQSIATSLDGFRICEYLPKLARLAHLYTVIRSVTHEDNAHESAFYSLMTGWPHPQPNTNARPTTADYPNYGVVLEQICPPQNPVPGFVIGGGITSGGIGQTAGFLDRSRAPFLLPQDANHPHFAVPEFTLRGESSLARFAQRRTLVEQFDEFSRLSEMKPAQQFSSIQSRAFEMLAANKLSAAFDVSRETIACREAYGRNPFGQNLLVARRLVEAGVPIVQVNWRNKGDGGLDTHYDNFNQCKGTLLPRLDSCLSSLLLDLHERGLLDQTMVIAAGEFGRTPKINELAGRDHWAGCNSILLAGGGIQSGFIYGSSDRIGAYPASSPVGPWDIHATMLHCYGANLDAVVHDAAGRPHPICKGTPITAVLNDSRANPIPNEPVSVTSLSSRTPSLGLAVRSDPATFRTQVNPIDGAMLMFVSGGPFMMGSDAYSNESPPHPAEVSSFWMSRTHITNSMYRSFVATTGHRPQEFYNQHLMGSALFYGDDQPAVGVSYEDAVAYCRWAGGRLPTEAEWEFAARGSDGREYPWGNEPPTAASAVFGRTVGHGGASAPVGTTKDDCSPFGILDMAGNVMEWCADWFAPYSTEIRTLERDPRGGVQGVNRVVRGGCWAYEARSLRTTERLQQPPQQRLNLIGFRIVRDATKNEVPLS from the coding sequence ATGAGTCAGTCGCGTATTTCGAAATTCCCAATTTCGACGGATGGCTCACCAAACCCACTCCGTCGGGCGATGCTTCAGCAAATTGCTGCGGGCGTGATTTGCCTCCCCGGGTTGACGTTGCCCACCGGAGCGTTTGGTTCGAACTCGTTGGCCAACGGTCGCAGCGCGCGGGTCGGCAAAGCGAAGTCGATCATCTTCGTTTCGCTGTTTGGTGGCCCCCCACATCAAGACACATTCGACCTTAAGGATACCGCACCGTCCGAGATTCGGGGCGAGTTTCAATCGATCGCAACATCGCTCGACGGATTTCGAATTTGTGAATATCTGCCCAAGCTGGCACGCTTGGCTCACCTCTATACCGTCATCCGCTCGGTGACACATGAAGACAACGCGCACGAATCCGCGTTCTATTCATTGATGACCGGTTGGCCGCATCCGCAGCCCAATACCAATGCACGCCCCACGACCGCCGACTACCCCAACTACGGCGTCGTGTTGGAACAAATTTGTCCGCCTCAGAACCCGGTGCCGGGGTTTGTCATTGGAGGAGGAATTACGTCCGGCGGAATTGGGCAGACCGCAGGATTCCTTGATCGCAGTCGTGCGCCATTTCTGCTGCCTCAGGACGCCAATCATCCTCACTTCGCCGTTCCCGAGTTCACATTGCGTGGGGAATCCAGTCTGGCTCGCTTCGCGCAGCGGCGGACTTTAGTTGAGCAATTCGACGAATTCTCTCGGTTGTCCGAAATGAAACCGGCACAGCAATTCTCGTCAATTCAATCGCGCGCGTTCGAGATGCTTGCCGCCAACAAGCTGTCCGCGGCGTTCGACGTGAGCCGGGAAACGATCGCGTGTCGCGAAGCGTACGGACGCAATCCGTTTGGACAGAATCTTCTAGTCGCGCGCAGGCTTGTCGAAGCAGGCGTCCCCATCGTTCAAGTCAATTGGCGCAACAAAGGGGACGGGGGACTCGATACACACTATGACAATTTCAACCAGTGCAAAGGGACCCTGTTGCCTCGACTCGATTCTTGTCTGTCATCTCTTTTGCTCGACCTGCACGAACGGGGGCTGCTCGACCAGACGATGGTGATCGCTGCGGGGGAATTTGGTCGAACGCCAAAAATCAATGAACTGGCGGGACGCGATCACTGGGCTGGCTGCAATTCAATTCTGCTTGCGGGAGGCGGAATTCAATCGGGATTTATCTACGGTTCATCGGATAGAATCGGTGCCTATCCGGCCTCATCGCCCGTCGGACCGTGGGATATCCACGCCACGATGCTTCACTGTTACGGCGCCAATCTCGATGCCGTGGTCCACGATGCTGCGGGCCGCCCCCATCCCATCTGTAAAGGTACCCCGATCACCGCGGTCTTGAACGATTCTCGGGCGAATCCAATCCCCAACGAGCCCGTTTCCGTTACAAGTTTGTCGTCCCGAACGCCCTCATTGGGTCTCGCGGTGAGGTCCGATCCTGCGACGTTCCGCACGCAGGTCAATCCGATTGATGGCGCGATGTTGATGTTTGTCTCTGGCGGGCCGTTCATGATGGGCAGTGACGCCTATTCAAACGAATCGCCGCCCCATCCGGCCGAAGTCAGCTCGTTCTGGATGTCTCGAACGCATATTACAAACTCCATGTACCGAAGTTTCGTCGCAACGACGGGCCATCGGCCTCAGGAGTTCTACAACCAGCATCTGATGGGATCGGCACTGTTTTACGGTGATGATCAGCCAGCAGTGGGAGTTAGTTATGAGGATGCCGTCGCTTATTGCCGCTGGGCAGGTGGTCGACTACCGACGGAGGCGGAATGGGAATTTGCTGCGCGCGGATCAGACGGGCGCGAATACCCATGGGGGAACGAGCCACCAACAGCGGCGAGCGCCGTGTTCGGACGAACGGTTGGACATGGGGGGGCGTCTGCACCTGTGGGGACCACCAAAGATGACTGCAGTCCGTTTGGGATTCTGGACATGGCGGGAAATGTCATGGAGTGGTGCGCGGACTGGTTCGCACCGTACTCGACGGAGATCAGAACATTGGAACGTGATCCACGCGGGGGCGTGCAAGGCGTCAACCGAGTTGTCCGCGGAGGTTGCTGGGCCTACGAAGCCAGGTCTTTGCGGACGACGGAGCGACTACAGCAGCCGCCACAACAGCGGTTGAACCTGATCGGTTTTCGAATCGTGCGGGACGCAACAAAAAACGAAGTTCCGCTTTCTTAA